In the Candidatus Kryptobacter tengchongensis genome, one interval contains:
- a CDS encoding bacterial peptide chain release factor 1 (bRF-1): MMYIYLHQNKFHLKAVFEKLEKLKKRYEELTQILTQPDVISNLERYKALSKEHHELSEIVELYNKYLETEKILNETKELYKTANDPEFKELAQEEINLLQSKLKKLEDQLKEALIPKDPNDTKNAIVEIRAGTGGEEAALFAADLFRMYSKYAEKKGWKVEVMDFNETGLGGFKEIIFYVTGDNVYGTLKYESGVHRVQRVPITESSGRIHTSAASVVVLPEIEDVEIEINPDDLKIEFYRAGGHGGQNVNKVETAVRITHIPTGIVVQCQDERSQFKNREKAMKILRSKLYDKILAEKESELTAHRRSLVKTGDRSEKIRTYNFPQNRVTDHRINLTLYNLQEILDGELDQLIESLKLADRKEQLEQS, encoded by the coding sequence ATGATGTATATTTATTTGCACCAAAATAAATTCCATTTGAAAGCAGTGTTTGAAAAACTTGAAAAATTAAAAAAGCGATATGAAGAACTCACACAAATTCTAACTCAACCTGATGTCATCTCAAACCTTGAAAGATATAAGGCTCTCTCAAAGGAACATCACGAACTCTCCGAAATAGTTGAACTATACAACAAATATCTTGAAACAGAAAAAATTTTGAATGAGACAAAAGAGCTATATAAAACAGCAAATGATCCAGAATTCAAAGAACTTGCTCAAGAGGAGATAAACTTACTTCAAAGCAAATTGAAAAAACTTGAAGATCAACTCAAAGAAGCTCTTATACCCAAAGATCCAAATGATACCAAGAACGCAATTGTTGAAATTAGAGCTGGAACTGGCGGAGAAGAAGCGGCTCTTTTCGCTGCTGACCTTTTCAGAATGTATTCAAAATATGCCGAGAAAAAAGGATGGAAAGTTGAAGTTATGGATTTCAATGAAACAGGGCTTGGTGGATTTAAAGAGATAATTTTCTATGTCACTGGAGATAATGTCTATGGGACATTAAAATATGAAAGTGGCGTTCACAGGGTTCAAAGAGTTCCAATTACTGAATCAAGTGGAAGAATTCATACCTCAGCTGCAAGCGTTGTCGTCTTGCCAGAAATTGAAGATGTTGAAATTGAAATAAATCCAGATGATTTGAAAATTGAATTTTACCGCGCAGGTGGGCATGGAGGACAAAATGTCAACAAAGTTGAAACCGCCGTAAGAATTACGCATATACCAACCGGGATCGTCGTCCAATGTCAAGATGAACGCTCACAGTTTAAAAACAGAGAAAAAGCGATGAAGATTCTCAGATCAAAATTATACGATAAAATACTTGCAGAAAAAGAATCCGAGCTAACAGCCCACCGCAGAAGCTTGGTTAAAACTGGTGATAGAAGCGAAAAAATAAGAACATATAACTTCCCACAAAATCGTGTAACAGACCACAGAATTAATCTCACACTTTACAATCTTCAAGAAATCCTTGATGGCGAACTTGACCAGTTAATTGAATCGCTGAAACTTGCTGATAGAAAAGAGCAACTTGAACAAAGCTAA
- a CDS encoding pyrimidine operon attenuation protein / uracil phosphoribosyltransferase, producing the protein MKVKEKIMDADDIERTLNRLVYEIVERNKGSKNLAVVGIRTRGEFLAKRIAEKISKLENNQIPVGILDITFYRDDVRLKLRQPEVKTTEINFSIDDRDIILVDDVLFTGRTVRAALDELMDFGRPKTVQLVVLIDRGNRELPIQADFVGRRVKTSLNEEIRVKLREVDGEDSVILIERD; encoded by the coding sequence ATGAAGGTGAAAGAGAAAATAATGGACGCTGATGATATTGAGAGAACGCTCAACAGGTTGGTCTATGAAATCGTTGAAAGAAATAAGGGTTCAAAAAATCTTGCAGTTGTTGGGATAAGGACGAGGGGAGAATTTCTTGCAAAAAGGATTGCCGAAAAAATTTCAAAACTTGAAAATAATCAAATCCCGGTTGGAATTCTTGATATAACTTTTTACCGTGATGATGTTAGGTTAAAATTGAGGCAACCTGAAGTTAAAACAACCGAAATCAATTTTTCAATTGATGATAGGGATATAATCCTTGTTGATGATGTTTTGTTTACGGGTAGAACCGTTAGAGCTGCTCTTGATGAGTTAATGGATTTCGGTAGACCTAAAACGGTTCAGCTTGTTGTTTTGATTGATCGTGGGAATCGTGAGCTTCCAATTCAAGCGGATTTTGTTGGTAGGAGGGTTAAAACGAGCTTAAATGAGGAGATAAGGGTTAAACTGCGGGAGGTAGATGGTGAGGATTCTGTTATTTTAATTGAGCGTGATTGA
- a CDS encoding aspartate carbamoyltransferase, producing the protein MALKSRHLLGLEGMPKEDIELILDTAVSFKEVLERPIKKVPTLQGKTVVNLFFESSTRTRISFELAERRLSADVVNFTTAGSSIAKGETFKDTVKNIEAMKIDMVVIRHSSSGAPHFLAKVVDANVINAGDGTHEHPTQALLDIFTMREKFGYIQGLNVCIVGDILHSRVARSNIFGLKTLGASVSVCGPETLIPKDIEKLGVEVYHNIDEVIPKVDVLNVLRLQLERQNSAFIPSLQEYHKFFGITRKRLEKASKPILIMHPGPINRGVELSSDVADSEHSLILEQVTNGVAIRMAVLYLLGTMSN; encoded by the coding sequence ATGGCGTTAAAAAGTCGGCACCTTCTTGGGCTTGAAGGGATGCCTAAGGAAGATATTGAGTTAATTTTAGATACAGCGGTTTCATTTAAGGAGGTTCTTGAAAGACCAATTAAAAAAGTTCCAACATTGCAAGGGAAAACAGTTGTGAATTTGTTCTTTGAGAGTTCAACGAGGACGAGAATTTCATTTGAACTTGCTGAGCGGAGGTTATCAGCTGATGTTGTTAATTTTACAACTGCTGGAAGTAGCATTGCTAAGGGTGAGACATTTAAAGATACCGTGAAAAATATTGAGGCGATGAAAATTGATATGGTCGTGATAAGACATTCATCATCTGGAGCCCCACATTTCCTTGCCAAGGTAGTTGATGCAAATGTTATAAATGCAGGCGATGGAACACATGAGCATCCGACACAGGCTTTGCTTGATATTTTCACCATGCGTGAGAAATTTGGTTATATTCAGGGTTTAAATGTTTGTATAGTCGGGGATATACTCCATAGCAGGGTTGCAAGGTCAAATATATTTGGTTTAAAAACTCTTGGTGCAAGTGTCAGCGTTTGTGGTCCTGAAACGCTTATCCCGAAAGATATTGAAAAGTTGGGAGTTGAAGTTTACCACAACATTGATGAAGTTATTCCGAAGGTTGATGTTTTGAATGTTTTAAGATTGCAACTTGAAAGACAAAATTCAGCTTTTATACCTTCGCTTCAAGAATATCATAAATTTTTTGGCATAACGAGAAAACGGCTTGAAAAAGCGAGCAAACCAATTTTGATAATGCATCCTGGTCCAATAAATCGGGGCGTTGAGCTCTCTTCTGATGTTGCTGATAGTGAACACTCCCTTATACTTGAGCAGGTAACGAACGGCGTTGCAATACGGATGGCTGTTCTCTATCTTCTTGGAACAATGTCAAATTGA
- a CDS encoding dihydroorotase, whose product MKILLKNARVISPSQGLDEVIDLLIVDGRIEKLGNIEETKDFQVYDMSGKIISPGFIDMHVHLREPGFEHKETIETGIEAGANGGFTGLCCMPNTEPPMDEPSVVEYVKKRASKSLDGMIEVYPIGAVTKKREGRELAPIAELVEAGVVGFSDDGNPVQDSGVMRKAFEYISMFDRVIIQHCEDKTLTQNGMANEGYWSTLLGLPPYPDISEEIILYRDLRLIQYLKPKIKKVKYHIAHISSKSSIELLRKFKNEGLNITAEVTPHHLLLTDEDIWRSSYDTNLKVNPPLKSREDIESLVEALKDGTIDVIATDHAPHAPEEKEADFASAPFGIIGLETAVGLILSEFVNKGVISIHRMIELFAVNPRKILGLPQVKIAEGEIANLTLLDPNSEWIVDAKKFKSKSRNSPFIGWKLKGKPLGVINRGKVYWSDL is encoded by the coding sequence ATGAAGATACTTCTAAAAAACGCACGAGTTATCAGCCCATCACAAGGTCTTGACGAGGTGATTGATTTATTGATAGTTGATGGGAGAATAGAGAAACTCGGTAATATTGAAGAAACTAAGGATTTTCAAGTTTATGATATGAGTGGGAAAATAATCTCACCGGGTTTCATTGATATGCATGTTCATTTAAGAGAACCTGGCTTTGAACATAAAGAGACAATTGAGACTGGAATTGAGGCGGGAGCGAATGGTGGTTTTACAGGGTTATGCTGTATGCCCAATACGGAACCACCAATGGATGAACCAAGCGTTGTTGAATATGTTAAGAAAAGAGCAAGCAAATCACTTGATGGAATGATTGAAGTTTACCCGATTGGTGCTGTAACGAAAAAGAGAGAGGGTAGGGAACTGGCTCCGATTGCAGAACTTGTTGAAGCTGGAGTGGTTGGATTTTCTGACGATGGGAATCCAGTCCAGGATTCAGGGGTTATGCGAAAAGCGTTTGAATATATAAGTATGTTTGACAGGGTTATAATCCAACATTGCGAGGATAAAACTTTAACTCAAAATGGAATGGCAAATGAGGGATATTGGTCAACCTTGCTTGGCTTACCACCGTATCCAGATATAAGCGAAGAAATTATTTTGTATCGTGATTTGAGGTTAATTCAGTATTTAAAGCCGAAAATTAAAAAAGTAAAATACCACATCGCTCACATTAGCAGTAAAAGCTCAATAGAGCTGTTAAGAAAATTCAAAAACGAGGGATTGAACATCACTGCAGAGGTTACACCACATCACCTTCTTCTAACAGATGAAGATATATGGAGATCAAGTTATGATACAAATTTGAAGGTAAATCCACCTTTGAAGAGCAGAGAAGATATTGAAAGTTTGGTTGAGGCGTTGAAAGATGGAACGATTGATGTAATTGCTACTGATCATGCTCCTCATGCGCCTGAGGAGAAGGAGGCTGACTTCGCTTCCGCTCCTTTTGGGATAATTGGGCTTGAAACTGCTGTTGGATTAATTTTGAGTGAATTTGTCAATAAAGGAGTTATCTCAATACATCGTATGATAGAGCTATTTGCGGTAAACCCGAGAAAAATTCTCGGCTTGCCACAAGTAAAAATTGCGGAAGGTGAGATCGCAAATTTAACCTTGCTTGATCCAAATTCCGAATGGATCGTTGATGCGAAAAAGTTCAAGTCAAAATCAAGAAATTCTCCATTTATCGGATGGAAGCTTAAAGGGAAACCGCTTGGGGTAATAAACAGGGGTAAAGTATATTGGTCGGACTTATGA
- a CDS encoding putative ABC transport system permease protein, whose amino-acid sequence MNLEDTILSAYHSIKSNPMRSFLTILGIIIGVAAVIAMVAVGQGAQYSVQKQIESLGTNVLVVFPGAPTQSGRVRMEVGFSSRLTVEDVEAIKNQCDAVAYVTPVVRTMSQVIYGNNNWRTGIYGVNTDYFQIRAWGLSAGSYFTEQDVKAGAKVCVIGQTVKNALFGDEDPIGKIIRIRDVPVKVVGVLEPKGQNVMGQDQDDIIVAPYTTVMTRLSRFFFIGSILVSAVSQNLIPVAQQQITQVLREKHKIQPWQEDDFTVRTQTEIASTAQETSRIMTILLGSIASVSLIVGGIGVMNIMLVSVTERTREIGIRISVGARKRDILFQFLLEAVVLTVTGGIFGIILGVLISRVISGFAGWPVFISVGAILLAFGFSAAVGIFFGFYPARKAANLNPVEALRYE is encoded by the coding sequence ATGAATCTTGAGGATACAATCCTTTCAGCATATCATTCAATAAAGAGCAACCCGATGCGTTCGTTTTTAACCATACTTGGGATAATAATCGGGGTTGCTGCTGTTATAGCAATGGTTGCAGTTGGTCAGGGAGCACAGTATTCCGTTCAAAAACAAATTGAATCACTTGGGACAAATGTTCTTGTCGTTTTTCCTGGGGCGCCAACGCAATCTGGGAGAGTTAGAATGGAGGTGGGTTTTTCAAGTAGATTAACGGTTGAAGATGTAGAAGCGATAAAAAATCAATGTGATGCTGTTGCCTATGTGACGCCTGTTGTTAGAACTATGTCTCAAGTAATTTACGGAAATAATAACTGGAGAACTGGGATTTATGGGGTTAATACCGATTATTTTCAAATAAGAGCCTGGGGGTTATCAGCAGGGAGTTATTTCACTGAGCAAGATGTCAAAGCTGGAGCAAAGGTTTGCGTTATAGGTCAAACTGTTAAAAATGCTCTTTTTGGCGATGAGGATCCAATTGGTAAAATCATAAGAATTCGCGATGTTCCAGTCAAAGTTGTTGGGGTTCTTGAGCCAAAGGGACAAAATGTGATGGGTCAGGATCAGGATGATATAATTGTTGCACCTTATACAACTGTTATGACACGGCTTTCAAGGTTCTTTTTCATTGGCTCAATTCTCGTCTCCGCTGTTAGCCAAAATTTAATACCAGTTGCCCAGCAACAAATTACACAGGTGTTAAGAGAAAAACATAAAATTCAACCTTGGCAAGAGGATGATTTTACCGTTAGAACCCAAACTGAAATAGCATCAACCGCTCAGGAAACATCAAGAATAATGACAATTCTATTAGGAAGTATAGCTTCGGTTTCATTAATTGTTGGTGGAATTGGTGTAATGAATATAATGCTTGTTTCTGTAACAGAGAGAACTCGGGAAATTGGTATCCGTATTTCTGTTGGTGCTCGCAAAAGAGACATATTATTTCAATTTCTTCTTGAAGCTGTTGTCCTGACTGTTACAGGTGGGATTTTCGGAATAATTCTTGGGGTCCTAATTTCAAGGGTAATTTCTGGGTTTGCCGGATGGCCTGTGTTTATATCAGTTGGAGCGATACTTCTTGCGTTTGGATTTTCCGCAGCTGTTGGAATTTTCTTTGGATTTTACCCGGCAAGAAAAGCAGCCAACCTTAACCCAGTTGAAGCATTAAGGTATGAGTGA
- a CDS encoding site-specific DNA-methyltransferase (adenine-specific) translates to MKIGNFEIDNIYCGDSLVLMKDIPDEAIDLIITDPPFAIDFKARRNNYNRDPEKVLEGYNEIPKEKYYEFSFNWISQAYRILKPTGSMFVFSGWTNLKDILNALDDVGFITINHIIWKYQFGVFTQRKFVTSHYHILFVVKDEEKYKFNKIEHYPEDVWIINREYWTGKVKTPTKLPTALVRKIILYASDEGDLVFDPFLGSGQVVVVAKALNRHFLGFEIVPQYCEFVRERLKSVQVNLFESNNE, encoded by the coding sequence ATGAAAATCGGGAATTTTGAGATTGATAACATTTATTGTGGGGATTCGTTGGTGCTTATGAAAGATATCCCGGATGAAGCAATTGACCTGATTATAACCGACCCACCTTTTGCTATTGATTTCAAAGCCAGACGAAATAACTATAACAGAGACCCTGAAAAAGTCCTTGAGGGATATAACGAGATACCGAAAGAAAAATACTATGAGTTTTCATTTAACTGGATAAGCCAAGCCTATAGAATACTTAAGCCCACAGGCTCAATGTTTGTCTTTTCAGGCTGGACAAATTTGAAAGATATACTTAATGCACTTGATGATGTCGGCTTTATTACAATCAATCATATAATCTGGAAATATCAATTTGGTGTTTTCACCCAGAGGAAATTTGTGACAAGTCATTATCATATTCTTTTCGTTGTCAAGGACGAAGAAAAATATAAGTTTAACAAAATTGAGCATTATCCCGAGGATGTCTGGATAATTAACCGAGAATACTGGACTGGTAAAGTGAAGACGCCGACGAAGCTTCCAACTGCTCTGGTAAGGAAAATTATCCTTTATGCATCTGATGAGGGGGATTTAGTTTTTGACCCTTTTCTTGGCTCCGGGCAAGTTGTAGTGGTTGCAAAAGCTTTGAACAGACATTTCTTGGGGTTTGAAATTGTGCCCCAGTATTGTGAATTTGTGCGGGAAAGGTTGAAAAGTGTGCAAGTAAACCTATTTGAATCAAATAATGAGTGA